One genomic window of Vibrio rhizosphaerae includes the following:
- a CDS encoding peptidoglycan DD-metalloendopeptidase family protein, giving the protein MRSSIRLLILAVLSIYLMGCVATSPAPVSDVKKASRGSYRGSYYQVKKGDTLYFIAYLTDKNVEDLISYNHLSPPYIIYPGQKIHLWKPAYTPPSYGKSQSAVTSKNGIGIKGSDEVLTNVSLKDSKNKQISNNLENKYDKVKKPPGKSIESSQSKGYGESASKKNVNSNLLTTNLAHTTKIDRWLWPTKGRVIRQFSAIDQGNKGIDIAGQRGQSVVSSAAGTVVYSGNALRGYGNLVIIKHNDKYLSAYAHNDRLLVSEGQSVKAGQKIATMGSSGTSSVRLHFEIRYQGKPVNPKRYLP; this is encoded by the coding sequence ATGAGAAGCAGCATCAGACTTTTAATTTTGGCAGTTTTATCAATCTATCTGATGGGATGTGTCGCGACATCACCCGCGCCGGTGTCTGACGTAAAGAAGGCTTCCCGGGGAAGTTACCGAGGGAGTTACTATCAAGTTAAGAAAGGAGATACACTTTACTTTATTGCTTACCTTACCGATAAAAATGTCGAAGATTTGATCAGTTATAACCACCTTTCTCCCCCTTATATCATCTATCCCGGTCAGAAAATTCATTTATGGAAACCTGCTTACACTCCGCCTTCTTACGGCAAGTCTCAGTCTGCTGTGACGAGTAAAAATGGGATAGGGATCAAAGGTTCTGATGAAGTGTTAACTAATGTCTCATTAAAAGATTCTAAGAATAAGCAAATCTCTAACAATTTAGAGAATAAATATGACAAAGTTAAAAAACCGCCAGGTAAAAGTATTGAATCTTCACAATCAAAGGGGTATGGTGAATCCGCAAGTAAAAAAAATGTTAATTCTAATTTACTAACTACTAATTTAGCACATACCACAAAAATTGATAGGTGGTTATGGCCAACCAAAGGGAGGGTTATCCGACAATTTTCAGCTATTGATCAGGGAAATAAAGGGATTGATATTGCAGGACAGCGAGGTCAGTCCGTTGTGTCTTCGGCAGCAGGAACCGTGGTTTACTCGGGGAATGCCTTAAGAGGATACGGAAATCTTGTGATCATTAAGCATAATGATAAATATCTTAGCGCGTATGCGCACAATGATCGGTTGCTAGTGAGTGAGGGACAAAGTGTAAAAGCTGGCCAGAAAATCGCAACGATGGGAAGTTCCGGTACCAGCAGTGTTCGTTTACATTTTGAAATCCGCTATCAGGGTAAGCCAGTGAATCCAAAGCGCTACTTACCATAA
- the ispD gene encoding 2-C-methyl-D-erythritol 4-phosphate cytidylyltransferase, which translates to MTQEQISVVIPAAGVGRRMLTDKPKQYLTIHGKTILEHTVAKLQAHQQVNRIVIAVSDDDPYFSQLPLASDPDIVRVSGGQERSDSVFAALDYLVKSAPTTWVMVHDAARPCVRLSDIDRLIAAVISHDVGGILAAPVRDTMKRSNLNQDIVGTVERENLWHALTPQMFRTVELHRALSRVIAQHIAVTDEASVMEWHGDQPRIVVGRADNIKITQPEDLVLAEFYLSREEQSLKAESPKE; encoded by the coding sequence ATGACTCAAGAACAGATTTCAGTGGTTATTCCTGCCGCCGGGGTTGGCCGCCGGATGTTAACCGATAAACCGAAACAGTATTTGACGATTCACGGCAAAACAATTCTGGAGCATACGGTTGCGAAGCTGCAAGCTCATCAACAAGTTAACCGGATTGTCATTGCCGTCAGTGATGATGATCCTTATTTCAGTCAACTCCCTCTCGCTTCTGATCCCGATATTGTTCGGGTCTCCGGTGGTCAGGAACGCTCAGACTCTGTGTTTGCGGCGCTTGATTATCTCGTGAAATCTGCACCGACGACTTGGGTCATGGTGCATGATGCTGCGCGTCCCTGTGTTCGTTTGAGTGATATTGACCGTCTGATTGCAGCGGTCATTTCTCATGATGTCGGCGGAATACTGGCAGCACCGGTCCGGGATACAATGAAGCGGTCGAATCTCAACCAAGATATTGTTGGTACCGTAGAGCGAGAGAACCTTTGGCACGCATTAACGCCACAAATGTTTCGAACCGTTGAATTGCATCGGGCTTTATCCCGGGTGATTGCTCAGCATATCGCCGTGACGGATGAAGCCTCGGTTATGGAATGGCATGGTGATCAACCCCGAATCGTGGTGGGGCGTGCCGATAATATTAAGATTACGCAGCCCGAAGATTTAGTGCTGGCTGAGTTTTATCTCAGCCGGGAAGAGCAAAGCTTGAAAGCGGAATCCCCTAAAGAATAA
- the truD gene encoding tRNA pseudouridine(13) synthase TruD, which translates to MDDVLANLAYLYGKPVAKAKIKVKPEHFIVTEDLGFPLDGLGEHLMVRIRKTGENTSFVANELAKACGVKSRDVSWAGLKDRHAVTEQWLSVHLPKGETPDFSAFLTRYPHIEILETTRHQRKLRPGDLRGNHFQITLTEVSDIADVEQRLNLIRERAVPNYFGAQRFGHQGNNLDEARRWGRENVRSRNQNQRSLYLSAARSWIFNQIVSERIAKDCFDHLIEGDIVLHGDESLRVEGEAMLAQWQVLVTQGKAGISAALAGDNALPTAGDALAIEQQCVDSEPDFMKLIRNNRMRHERRNVALKPQQLDWKLGKNEVILNFSLDAGCFATSLLRELVEEIPVEREF; encoded by the coding sequence ATGGATGATGTTTTAGCCAATCTGGCTTATTTGTATGGCAAGCCGGTTGCAAAAGCAAAAATCAAAGTAAAACCAGAACATTTTATCGTCACAGAAGATCTCGGATTTCCACTGGATGGGCTGGGCGAGCACCTGATGGTCCGCATTCGCAAAACCGGAGAAAATACCAGCTTTGTCGCCAATGAGTTAGCCAAAGCATGTGGCGTGAAGTCAAGAGATGTGAGCTGGGCGGGTTTAAAAGATCGTCATGCGGTCACTGAGCAGTGGTTGAGTGTTCACTTACCTAAAGGAGAGACACCAGATTTTTCTGCCTTTCTGACGCGTTATCCCCACATTGAAATCCTTGAAACGACTCGCCATCAGCGCAAATTAAGACCCGGCGATCTGCGCGGCAATCATTTTCAGATTACGTTAACAGAGGTCTCGGATATCGCGGATGTCGAGCAACGGTTGAATCTGATTCGTGAACGGGCCGTTCCCAACTATTTCGGAGCACAACGTTTCGGTCATCAGGGGAATAATCTCGATGAAGCGCGGCGCTGGGGCCGGGAGAATGTCCGTTCCCGCAACCAGAATCAGCGCAGTCTTTATCTCTCTGCCGCACGTTCATGGATCTTTAACCAGATTGTCTCCGAGCGGATTGCAAAGGATTGCTTTGATCATTTGATCGAGGGCGACATTGTGCTCCACGGTGATGAATCGCTCCGGGTTGAAGGTGAAGCCATGCTGGCTCAGTGGCAGGTGCTGGTCACGCAGGGCAAAGCCGGAATCTCGGCAGCGTTAGCGGGAGACAACGCACTACCGACTGCCGGTGATGCTCTTGCGATAGAACAGCAATGTGTTGATAGCGAACCTGACTTCATGAAATTGATTCGAAACAACCGTATGAGGCATGAAAGGCGGAATGTTGCTCTCAAACCTCAGCAACTGGATTGGAAGCTGGGAAAAAATGAGGTTATATTGAATTTTTCGCTTGATGCGGGATGCTTTGCAACTTCTTTATTACGAGAGCTAGTTGAAGAAATACCAGTGGAAAGGGAGTTCTAA
- a CDS encoding sensor histidine kinase, translating into MSIYYRITIFCLLLVFLCMGAFGYISNQAGAKLLNQSVDKLLNVVATNQQDQLNNLIHAWKDRVALIASRTQLRLSLHEYLRNPNPQSLQKIDSIIEDAINAVSKVKLIQLKKLNGEIITRTAPNQSNKVAATLHLTDHSQSDIILKTMTRDLNGGLYVHIESPLLLQNEKIAVMVVTLAADELLNSTQSYTGMGVSGETVLFTENQAGKLVYVTPLRYPQHLIKPEDATSFALVNSDSLVQAIEHHTQDIIRSNDYRNTDVIAVARYLKALNWTIIVKVDQHEIMQPMKHYQYLLMIAACVLGIIAIMIGQALGRAISSPIVKLATDSRRIRLGEHQLRAKVSPTQAKELNELARSFNNLAENLLTTNNELEDKVAERTVELQELNETLEQRVVARTIALQRANQEIQTTLENLKRTQRELVESEKMAALGGLVAGVAHEINTPLGIAITGTSHLHEEVQELYTKVQSGQLTRNALIDFVEDAKQATDLMSSQLKQASKLISNFKEIAVDQSSPDYRTISVQEYLAKIVATMQPNFKKTPHTLSISIEQDLHLITCPGALAQVLTILITNSLTHAFSSPDGEQTDTISGQVTISAHKEQGKNLITVTDNGTGIPPQDMPKLFEPFFTTKRGHGGSGLGLSIAHNIVKDILHGKIHCESQFGQGSTFIITLPDQPVSSYPVERSA; encoded by the coding sequence ATGTCTATCTATTACCGAATCACAATTTTTTGCTTACTTCTGGTGTTCTTATGTATGGGAGCATTTGGCTACATCTCAAATCAAGCGGGTGCAAAGCTACTCAATCAATCGGTGGATAAGCTCTTAAATGTGGTTGCAACCAACCAGCAAGACCAACTCAATAATCTCATTCATGCATGGAAAGATCGGGTCGCCTTGATTGCAAGCAGAACGCAGTTGCGTTTAAGTCTTCACGAGTATTTACGCAATCCCAATCCGCAATCCTTACAAAAAATAGACAGTATCATTGAAGATGCCATCAATGCCGTCTCAAAAGTGAAGTTAATTCAGCTGAAAAAACTCAATGGTGAAATCATCACCCGGACAGCACCGAATCAATCCAATAAAGTCGCAGCCACACTTCATCTGACTGACCACAGTCAAAGCGATATTATATTGAAGACCATGACCCGTGACTTAAACGGAGGACTGTACGTACACATCGAGTCCCCGCTGCTCCTTCAAAATGAAAAAATCGCTGTCATGGTGGTAACACTGGCAGCCGATGAACTTCTGAACAGTACGCAAAGTTACACAGGCATGGGCGTCTCTGGGGAGACCGTACTCTTTACTGAAAACCAAGCCGGGAAGTTAGTCTATGTCACGCCTCTGCGTTACCCTCAGCATCTAATCAAACCCGAGGATGCAACATCTTTTGCTCTCGTCAACAGTGACTCACTGGTTCAGGCGATTGAACATCATACCCAAGATATAATTCGGTCAAATGACTATCGCAATACCGATGTAATCGCTGTAGCGCGTTATTTGAAAGCATTAAACTGGACCATCATCGTGAAGGTCGATCAACATGAAATCATGCAACCGATGAAGCATTATCAATATTTGCTGATGATCGCGGCATGTGTGTTGGGAATCATCGCGATCATGATTGGTCAGGCGCTTGGACGGGCGATTTCATCTCCGATTGTCAAACTGGCAACCGATAGTCGCAGAATTCGTCTCGGAGAACATCAGTTGAGAGCGAAAGTCAGTCCGACTCAAGCGAAGGAGCTGAATGAACTGGCACGCAGTTTTAATAACCTTGCTGAGAATTTGCTGACCACCAATAACGAACTGGAAGATAAAGTCGCCGAAAGAACAGTTGAACTCCAAGAGCTAAATGAAACGCTGGAACAGCGGGTTGTTGCCAGAACCATTGCTCTGCAACGGGCCAATCAAGAGATACAAACCACACTTGAGAATCTCAAAAGAACCCAACGTGAACTTGTGGAGTCAGAAAAAATGGCAGCATTAGGTGGATTAGTTGCCGGGGTTGCACATGAAATTAACACGCCATTAGGCATTGCCATTACCGGAACCTCCCACCTCCATGAAGAAGTCCAAGAGCTATATACCAAAGTACAATCCGGTCAGCTGACCCGAAATGCGCTTATCGATTTTGTTGAGGATGCCAAACAAGCGACAGACTTAATGAGTTCACAATTGAAACAAGCGTCCAAGCTCATTTCTAATTTTAAAGAAATCGCCGTTGATCAATCGAGCCCGGACTACCGGACGATTTCTGTACAAGAATATCTCGCAAAGATCGTGGCAACCATGCAACCCAATTTTAAGAAAACGCCTCACACCCTTTCTATCAGCATTGAGCAAGATCTTCACCTGATTACCTGTCCGGGTGCATTAGCTCAAGTGCTGACGATTTTGATCACCAATAGCCTCACTCATGCATTTTCTTCCCCCGATGGTGAACAAACTGACACGATCAGCGGACAAGTCACGATTTCAGCTCACAAAGAGCAAGGAAAAAATCTAATCACCGTCACCGATAACGGTACGGGTATCCCGCCCCAAGACATGCCCAAGCTCTTTGAACCTTTTTTTACCACCAAACGAGGCCATGGGGGCAGTGGATTGGGACTCAGTATTGCGCATAACATTGTCAAAGATATTCTGCACGGAAAAATACACTGTGAAAGCCAATTCGGTCAGGGGAGTACTTTTATCATCACGTTACCGGATCAGCCGGTATCATCCTATCCGGTCGAGCGCTCCGCATAG
- a CDS encoding protein-L-isoaspartate(D-aspartate) O-methyltransferase → MSNSLADKLIDFLVRNGIEDLRVLDIMRELPRENFVSQAMVHQAYENNALPIGLGQTISQPYIVAKMTQLLALTPTNRVLEVGTGSGYQTAVLARLVEHVCSIERIKTLQWEAKRRLRQLDIYNVSMKHGDGWQGWHTKAPFDAIIVTAAASEIPQALLDQLADGGRLVIPVGSDEQQLLRITRNGESFHSEIVEMVRFVPLVAGDLA, encoded by the coding sequence ATGTCAAATTCACTCGCTGATAAGTTGATCGACTTTCTTGTCAGAAACGGCATTGAAGATTTACGTGTTCTGGACATTATGCGTGAATTACCGAGAGAGAATTTCGTTTCACAGGCCATGGTTCATCAGGCGTATGAGAATAATGCATTACCGATCGGTTTGGGGCAGACGATTTCTCAGCCTTATATTGTTGCCAAGATGACCCAACTGTTAGCTTTGACACCCACAAATCGGGTTCTGGAAGTTGGTACGGGGTCAGGGTATCAGACCGCGGTATTGGCACGTTTAGTTGAGCATGTCTGCTCAATTGAACGCATTAAAACGTTGCAATGGGAAGCAAAGCGTCGTCTAAGACAACTGGATATTTATAATGTATCCATGAAACATGGCGACGGCTGGCAGGGATGGCATACCAAGGCACCTTTTGATGCCATTATTGTCACCGCTGCGGCTTCTGAAATACCTCAAGCGTTGTTGGATCAGTTGGCTGACGGGGGACGATTGGTGATCCCTGTCGGTAGTGATGAGCAACAATTGCTGAGGATCACCCGGAATGGCGAGTCATTTCATTCAGAAATCGTTGAAATGGTCCGGTTCGTTCCTTTAGTGGCAGGTGACTTAGCCTAA
- a CDS encoding pectate lyase, which translates to MIHRATVVLLSLLSCQFALASDMTLMLYQNQNDAQTILSWSSDHDSIVRQEVYRKSTLSDEGERIAVLNPDERTFEDTTADGYTDYYYQVRAVDDQDHVFASNDSSTNASEASYLTTSLAMASSSECYAGAVIKNKTVDCQGKTIGLNCNGDAEGQKAVLTLHNATVKNVRISRTGGADGIHCESGNCTLQNVIWEEICEDAATNNGKKMTIIGGVAHNSANGPGGKPDKVFQHNSKNSTTEIRGNFTLTGEHGKLYRSCGNCTNNGGPRYLSINGVTVNAKIGSIAGMNGNYRDSATIRNLKIKNYKTGKPKVCVEYVGIQKGQGESKKIGEKWNTSACNVSHSDVRKL; encoded by the coding sequence ATGATTCATCGCGCAACGGTGGTTCTACTTTCATTACTGTCATGCCAGTTTGCACTCGCAAGCGATATGACACTGATGCTCTATCAAAACCAAAACGACGCACAAACGATTCTGAGCTGGTCATCTGATCATGACAGTATTGTTCGTCAAGAAGTTTACCGGAAGTCAACGTTATCCGACGAAGGAGAAAGAATTGCAGTTCTGAATCCGGATGAAAGAACGTTTGAAGATACAACAGCAGATGGTTATACCGATTACTATTACCAAGTGAGGGCTGTAGACGATCAAGACCACGTATTTGCCTCAAATGACTCCAGTACCAATGCCAGTGAGGCATCTTATTTAACAACCAGCTTAGCCATGGCCAGCTCATCTGAGTGCTATGCCGGTGCAGTCATCAAAAATAAAACGGTCGACTGCCAAGGAAAGACCATCGGATTGAATTGTAATGGTGATGCTGAAGGCCAAAAAGCGGTGCTGACCCTACACAATGCAACGGTTAAAAATGTCCGAATCTCCAGAACTGGCGGAGCAGACGGTATTCACTGTGAGTCAGGTAACTGCACTCTACAAAACGTGATTTGGGAAGAGATCTGTGAAGATGCCGCAACCAATAATGGTAAAAAAATGACCATTATCGGCGGAGTTGCACACAACAGTGCCAACGGCCCGGGTGGTAAACCCGACAAAGTGTTCCAACACAACTCGAAAAACAGTACCACCGAAATTCGCGGTAACTTTACCCTCACTGGCGAACACGGAAAACTGTACCGCTCTTGCGGCAACTGTACCAACAATGGTGGTCCCCGTTATCTCTCAATCAATGGCGTAACCGTCAATGCTAAAATCGGGTCGATTGCAGGGATGAACGGCAACTACCGGGATTCAGCAACCATCAGAAACCTGAAAATCAAAAACTACAAAACCGGCAAACCCAAAGTCTGTGTTGAGTATGTCGGTATTCAGAAAGGTCAGGGTGAGTCGAAGAAGATAGGCGAGAAGTGGAATACCAGTGCCTGTAATGTCTCTCACTCAGACGTGAGAAAGCTATAA
- the rpoS gene encoding RNA polymerase sigma factor RpoS, whose protein sequence is MSKSNSVTKVDQFDFDSEAFDLNTLDNEVSSDAVSVETREDYEVTSKSLDATQLYLGEIGFSPLLTAEEEILYARRALRGDEAARKRMIESNLRLVVKISRRYSNRGLALLDLIEEGNLGLIRAVEKFDPERGFRFSTYATWWIRQTIERALMNQTRTIRLPIHVVKELNIYLRTARELSQKLDHEPTAEDIALELDKSVDDVSKMLRLNERISSVDTPIGGDGDKALLDIIPDAKHYDPEYSTEDDDIKSSLLHWLDELNPKQKEVLARRFGLLGYEPSTLEEVGKEINLTRERVRQIQVEGLRRLREILLKQGLNMESLFDVESEE, encoded by the coding sequence ATGAGTAAAAGCAATTCAGTAACTAAGGTCGATCAATTTGATTTTGATTCAGAAGCGTTTGATCTCAATACATTGGACAATGAGGTCAGTTCCGACGCTGTTTCGGTCGAAACTCGGGAAGATTATGAAGTCACTTCTAAGAGTTTGGACGCAACTCAACTCTATTTAGGCGAAATTGGTTTTTCTCCTTTGTTGACCGCAGAGGAAGAAATCTTGTACGCGCGCCGGGCTCTCCGAGGTGATGAGGCCGCCCGTAAACGGATGATTGAGAGTAATTTACGTCTCGTTGTCAAAATATCTCGCCGGTATAGTAACCGTGGTCTGGCTTTGCTGGACTTAATCGAAGAAGGTAACCTCGGGTTGATTCGGGCCGTTGAAAAGTTTGATCCTGAAAGAGGATTTCGTTTTTCTACGTATGCAACCTGGTGGATCCGGCAAACGATAGAACGGGCACTGATGAATCAAACCAGAACGATTCGTTTACCTATTCACGTTGTCAAAGAACTAAATATTTATTTACGTACAGCACGTGAGCTGTCACAAAAACTAGACCATGAACCGACAGCCGAAGACATTGCGTTGGAGCTGGATAAATCGGTTGATGATGTCAGTAAGATGCTCCGTCTGAACGAACGTATTAGTTCCGTTGATACGCCAATTGGTGGTGATGGTGATAAAGCATTGTTGGATATTATTCCCGATGCCAAACACTATGATCCAGAATATTCGACAGAAGATGATGATATTAAGTCTTCACTCCTACATTGGTTAGATGAACTGAATCCGAAACAAAAAGAAGTGTTGGCAAGACGCTTTGGCTTGCTCGGATATGAACCATCCACTTTAGAAGAGGTTGGTAAAGAAATAAATCTAACCCGTGAACGGGTTCGCCAAATTCAAGTCGAAGGACTACGCCGTTTGAGAGAAATTTTACTTAAACAAGGCTTGAATATGGAGTCTTTATTCGATGTAGAAAGTGAAGAATAA
- the hpxO gene encoding FAD-dependent urate hydroxylase HpxO — protein MMKALIIGAGIGGMSAAAALKRNGITCEIYEAVREIKPVGAAISVWSNGVKCMHHLGMGDIVEALGGPMHYMSYQDGFSGAAMTRFSLMPLVDEVGARPCPVSRADLQASMLDWWGRDLIHFGKRVERVEQTTEGVTAWFADGTVAEGDFLIAADGTHSVVRADVLGYTVERRYAGYVNWNGLIEIDTAIAPADQWTTFVAEGKRVSVMPIADNRFYFFFDVPLPKGLPEDRTTLKADLRRYFRDWAPSVQTLIEQINPETTNRIEIHDIDPFEPLVHGRIALLGDAGHSTTPDIGQGGCAAMEDAVVLGLSLSQHHDIETALLHYQNERLERVKSLVLKARKRCDITHGKKMEQTLAWYKSLKTETGQHILEGLRDTIVAGPLG, from the coding sequence ATGATGAAAGCGCTCATTATCGGGGCAGGAATCGGGGGGATGTCTGCCGCTGCTGCACTGAAACGCAATGGAATCACATGTGAAATTTATGAAGCAGTCAGAGAGATTAAACCGGTAGGGGCGGCGATTTCTGTGTGGTCTAATGGCGTGAAATGTATGCATCATCTCGGTATGGGCGATATTGTTGAAGCACTGGGTGGACCGATGCACTACATGTCTTATCAGGATGGTTTTTCTGGTGCCGCCATGACTCGTTTTAGTCTGATGCCATTGGTTGATGAAGTCGGTGCAAGACCTTGTCCGGTTTCACGGGCTGACTTACAAGCCAGTATGCTGGACTGGTGGGGGCGGGATCTGATTCATTTCGGTAAGCGGGTTGAACGGGTTGAACAAACCACGGAAGGGGTAACGGCTTGGTTCGCGGATGGAACGGTTGCCGAGGGGGATTTTTTGATTGCTGCGGACGGCACACATTCGGTAGTTCGGGCCGATGTTTTAGGTTATACGGTTGAACGACGATATGCAGGTTATGTCAACTGGAATGGATTGATTGAGATCGATACAGCGATTGCTCCCGCAGATCAATGGACGACTTTTGTCGCTGAGGGCAAGCGGGTTTCGGTGATGCCGATTGCTGACAATCGATTTTATTTCTTCTTTGATGTCCCTTTACCGAAAGGATTACCGGAAGATCGGACGACGCTGAAAGCCGACTTACGTCGTTATTTTCGGGATTGGGCACCGAGCGTTCAGACTCTGATTGAGCAGATCAATCCTGAAACAACCAACCGGATTGAGATCCATGATATCGACCCTTTTGAACCGTTGGTTCATGGCCGAATCGCCTTACTGGGAGATGCCGGGCACAGTACCACTCCCGATATTGGTCAGGGAGGATGTGCAGCGATGGAAGATGCCGTGGTTTTAGGACTGTCCCTATCACAACATCATGATATTGAAACAGCATTACTACATTATCAAAATGAACGATTAGAACGAGTGAAATCACTGGTTTTAAAAGCTAGAAAACGATGTGATATTACCCACGGCAAGAAAATGGAGCAGACGTTGGCTTGGTATAAGTCATTAAAAACGGAAACGGGGCAACATATTCTTGAGGGGCTCAGAGACACTATCGTGGCGGGGCCGTTGGGATAA
- the ispF gene encoding 2-C-methyl-D-erythritol 2,4-cyclodiphosphate synthase: MFRIGHGFDVHKFGGEGPIMIGGVSIPYEQGLLAHSDGDVALHALTDALLGAIAAGDIGRHFPDTDEQWKGADSRELLRCVYQKIIAHGYRLGNADITIIAQAPKMAPYIDQMRALIADDLATDISHVNVKATTTERLGFTGRKEGIACEAVVLLMK, from the coding sequence ATGTTTAGAATTGGTCATGGGTTTGACGTGCATAAATTTGGCGGCGAAGGGCCAATCATGATTGGTGGTGTGTCTATCCCTTATGAACAGGGATTATTGGCTCATTCCGATGGCGATGTTGCTTTACACGCATTAACCGATGCTTTGCTCGGCGCCATTGCTGCCGGGGATATCGGGCGCCACTTTCCAGATACGGACGAACAGTGGAAAGGTGCTGATAGTCGAGAGTTGTTACGGTGTGTTTATCAGAAAATCATCGCACACGGCTATCGATTGGGGAACGCCGATATTACGATTATTGCTCAGGCTCCGAAAATGGCACCCTATATTGACCAAATGCGGGCTTTGATCGCCGATGATTTGGCAACCGATATCAGCCATGTCAATGTGAAAGCCACCACAACAGAACGATTGGGATTTACCGGACGTAAAGAAGGGATTGCCTGTGAAGCTGTTGTGTTACTGATGAAGTAA
- the surE gene encoding 5'/3'-nucleotidase SurE translates to MKILLSNDDGVYARGINTLAESLSDLADVVVVAPDRNRSGASNSLTLEQPLRIQQIASAVYSVQGTPTDCVHFALNELMKDDLPDLVLSGINHGANLGDDVFYSGTVAAAMEGHFLGVQSIAFSLVGETHFDTAAHIARQIVKQHLHAPIPTNRLLNVNIPDRPLEQINGMKVTRLGARHHAESMIRQKDPRGHDIYWLGPPGREQDAGEGTDFYTIDHGFVSISPLQVDLTAHESINAMTDWLER, encoded by the coding sequence ATGAAAATTTTGTTGAGCAATGATGATGGCGTCTATGCTCGGGGAATTAATACGTTAGCTGAATCATTGTCTGATTTAGCCGACGTTGTGGTTGTTGCTCCTGACCGGAATCGCTCCGGGGCTTCCAATTCTTTGACTCTGGAGCAACCGCTTCGTATCCAGCAAATTGCATCGGCAGTCTATTCTGTTCAGGGGACCCCAACGGATTGTGTTCACTTTGCTTTGAATGAATTAATGAAAGATGATTTACCTGATCTGGTCTTAAGCGGTATTAATCACGGTGCGAATTTAGGTGATGATGTCTTTTATTCGGGGACGGTTGCCGCAGCGATGGAAGGACATTTTCTCGGGGTACAATCAATCGCATTCTCTTTGGTGGGTGAAACTCATTTTGATACGGCTGCTCATATTGCCCGCCAGATTGTGAAGCAACACTTACATGCTCCGATTCCGACCAATCGTTTACTGAATGTGAATATCCCTGATCGACCGTTGGAACAAATTAACGGCATGAAAGTGACCCGCTTGGGCGCTCGCCATCATGCGGAGAGTATGATTCGGCAGAAAGATCCGCGAGGTCATGACATCTACTGGCTCGGACCTCCGGGAAGAGAGCAGGATGCAGGAGAAGGCACGGATTTCTACACAATTGATCATGGATTTGTTTCTATCTCACCGCTGCAAGTTGATCTGACTGCCCATGAGTCGATCAATGCGATGACAGATTGGTTGGAAAGGTAG